From the genome of Sulfitobacter sp. DSM 110093, one region includes:
- a CDS encoding PepSY domain-containing protein, which produces MHPKFTAIATSLLLAPAALLAQETAPQVDRISMSQAIKAAQSSIDGGVLEAEIETEGDALVYEIDLVRGDAVYEVTVNAATGEVLSQSEEQLTSFLSGLFQEDELRAAGESREALMKALTELEGQDGTRVEELSLDDEDDHMVYEVELTDATGERDVLIDASTGEITNDD; this is translated from the coding sequence ATGCACCCCAAGTTCACCGCCATCGCCACTTCCCTCCTGCTTGCCCCAGCTGCCCTCCTTGCCCAAGAGACCGCCCCGCAGGTAGACCGTATCAGCATGTCCCAGGCCATCAAGGCCGCGCAAAGCAGCATCGACGGCGGCGTGCTAGAAGCTGAAATCGAAACCGAAGGCGATGCGCTGGTCTACGAAATTGACCTCGTCCGCGGTGATGCCGTCTACGAAGTGACCGTGAATGCCGCTACGGGCGAGGTGCTCTCGCAATCCGAAGAGCAACTGACCAGCTTCCTCAGTGGTCTATTCCAGGAGGATGAGCTACGCGCCGCCGGTGAATCTCGCGAAGCCTTGATGAAAGCGCTGACCGAACTCGAAGGTCAAGACGGCACGCGGGTTGAAGAGCTATCGCTCGACGATGAAGACGACCACATGGTCTATGAAGTCGAACTGACCGACGCCACGGGCGAACGCGACGTGCTGATCGACGCCAGCACCGGCGAGATCACAAACGACGACTGA